A window from Synechococcus sp. RSCCF101 encodes these proteins:
- the crtL gene encoding lycopene beta cyclase has translation MSPSSDVLIIGSGPSALAIAAELADRGLQVHGLSLRAPQDPWPNTYGIWGDEVDALGLAPLLSHRWQATSSVFEEEPLAHRRDYGLLDRTALQRFWLERCERAAMGWTLGEAVAVQHDSRSSTVVLADGQRLAARLVIDASGHQARFIRRPPQAAIAQQAAYGIVGRFASEPVEPGSFTLMDFRSGHLSEEERRSGAPTFLYAMDLGEGRFFVEETSLALAPPVSMERLERRLRQRLAARGAEPVAIEHVERCLFPMNLTLPLLDQPVLGFGSSASMVHPASGYLVGALLRRAPGLAEALAVALKADDRSPAELAAAGWQALWPADLVRRHQIHQFGLEKLMRFEESRLRRFFGSFFRLPQPQWSGFLANTLSTPELVAAMLRLFASTSWDVRRGLLEFRGPEAALLLGALQARQAAVPAAPEPRPQG, from the coding sequence CTGAGCCCGTCCAGCGATGTTCTGATCATCGGCTCGGGCCCCTCGGCCCTGGCCATCGCTGCCGAGCTCGCCGACCGCGGCCTGCAGGTGCACGGGCTTTCGCTGCGGGCCCCGCAGGACCCCTGGCCGAACACCTACGGCATCTGGGGGGATGAGGTGGATGCGCTCGGGCTGGCGCCTCTGCTCTCCCATCGCTGGCAGGCCACCAGCAGCGTGTTCGAAGAGGAGCCTCTGGCCCACCGACGCGATTACGGCCTGCTCGATCGCACGGCTCTGCAGCGGTTCTGGCTGGAGCGGTGCGAACGGGCCGCGATGGGCTGGACGCTGGGCGAGGCGGTGGCTGTGCAGCACGACAGCCGCAGCAGCACGGTGGTCCTGGCCGATGGCCAGCGCCTCGCGGCCCGGCTGGTGATCGATGCCAGCGGTCATCAGGCCCGCTTCATCCGGCGCCCCCCCCAGGCCGCCATCGCCCAGCAGGCCGCCTATGGAATCGTAGGTCGCTTCGCCTCGGAGCCGGTGGAGCCGGGCAGCTTCACGCTGATGGACTTCCGCTCGGGTCACCTCAGCGAGGAGGAGCGCCGCAGCGGAGCACCCACGTTCCTCTACGCCATGGATCTCGGTGAGGGTCGCTTCTTCGTGGAGGAGACCTCCCTGGCCCTGGCCCCGCCGGTCTCGATGGAGCGGCTGGAGCGTCGGCTGCGGCAGCGCCTGGCCGCCCGGGGGGCCGAGCCGGTGGCGATCGAGCACGTGGAGCGCTGCCTGTTCCCGATGAACCTGACCCTGCCGCTGCTGGATCAGCCGGTTCTGGGATTCGGGTCCAGCGCCAGCATGGTGCACCCGGCCTCGGGCTACCTGGTGGGAGCACTGCTGCGGCGGGCTCCCGGGCTGGCCGAGGCCCTGGCCGTTGCCCTGAAGGCCGACGACCGCAGCCCGGCCGAGCTGGCGGCGGCGGGCTGGCAGGCGCTCTGGCCGGCCGATCTGGTGCGGCGCCACCAGATTCACCAGTTCGGCCTGGAGAAGCTGATGCGCTTCGAGGAGAGCCGCCTGCGCCGCTTCTTCGGCAGCTTCTTCCGCCTGCCCCAGCCCCAGTGGTCCGGCTTCCTGGCCAACACCCTCAGCACGCCCGAGCTGGTGGCGGCCATGCTGCGGCTCTTCGCCAGCACCTCCTGGGATGTGCGTCGCGGCCTGCTGGAGTTCCGGGGCCCGGAAGCCGCCCTGCTGCTCGGTGCCCTGCAGGCGCGTCAGGCCGCGGTTCCGGCGGCGCCTGAGCCGCGGCCCCAGGGCTGA
- a CDS encoding glycoside hydrolase family 57 protein — MAAGALALVLHAHLPYVRSSEPGSLEQDWYYQALLECYLPLLDRLEASAADPHQAPKLSIGLSPTLLSLLSDPELAQGFPAWLQQRQELLALAPPAFHNAAEHLQQHLSRSLSGWHEHRGQLLPRFRALQEQGVLDLLTCAATHGYLPLLRDVPEAVRAQLRTAVREHQRLLGSPPLGIWLPECAYYEGLDRELVAAGLRYAVLDGHGLLHARPRPRYGIYAPICSPAGVAFFARDSAATLPVWSARDGYPGDPLYREFHRDLGWDLEEETLQRRGIADRRPLGLKLHRVSGRNSRLEDKRPYDPAAAAARVEEHAAHYLAGRSRELGGLSSAMEREPLLVAPFDAELFGHWWFEGPDFLAALFRQSAAAGVPLTHLRDSLGGTPQLQLCQPSPSSWGQGGYHNYWLNENNAWIIPEWHRAAAAMVARVNRGVASEEERRRLTQAARELLLAQSSDWSFILKAGTTTELARQRIHRHLDRFWRLLGSLGAEGSIDEAWLAAVEQEDRLFPIVNAADWASRPAGR, encoded by the coding sequence ATGGCCGCAGGCGCACTGGCCCTGGTGCTCCATGCCCACCTCCCCTATGTCCGCAGCAGCGAGCCGGGCTCGCTCGAACAGGACTGGTACTACCAGGCCCTGCTGGAGTGCTATCTGCCGCTTCTCGACCGTCTCGAGGCGAGCGCCGCCGACCCGCACCAGGCCCCGAAGCTCTCGATCGGTCTCTCGCCCACCCTGCTGTCGCTGCTGAGCGATCCCGAGCTGGCGCAGGGATTCCCGGCCTGGCTGCAGCAGCGGCAGGAGCTCCTCGCCCTGGCGCCGCCCGCCTTCCACAACGCCGCGGAGCACCTGCAGCAGCACCTCAGCCGCAGCCTCAGCGGCTGGCACGAGCACCGCGGCCAGCTGTTGCCCCGCTTCCGCGCCCTGCAGGAGCAGGGGGTGCTCGATCTGCTCACCTGCGCCGCCACCCACGGTTACCTGCCCCTGCTGCGGGACGTGCCGGAAGCGGTGCGGGCCCAGCTGCGCACCGCCGTGCGGGAGCACCAGCGGCTGCTGGGGTCGCCGCCCCTGGGCATCTGGCTGCCCGAATGCGCCTACTACGAGGGGCTCGACCGGGAGCTGGTGGCGGCCGGACTGCGCTACGCGGTTCTCGACGGCCACGGCCTGCTCCATGCCCGGCCGCGGCCGCGCTACGGCATCTACGCCCCGATCTGCTCGCCCGCCGGGGTGGCGTTCTTCGCGCGGGACAGCGCCGCCACGCTGCCGGTCTGGTCGGCGCGGGACGGCTACCCCGGCGATCCGCTCTACCGCGAATTCCACCGCGATCTGGGCTGGGATCTGGAGGAGGAGACGCTGCAGCGACGCGGCATCGCTGACCGGCGCCCCCTCGGCCTGAAGCTGCATCGGGTCAGCGGCCGCAACAGCCGCCTGGAGGACAAACGCCCCTACGACCCCGCCGCCGCCGCCGCGCGGGTGGAGGAGCATGCCGCCCACTACCTGGCCGGCCGCAGCCGCGAACTGGGCGGGCTGAGCAGCGCAATGGAACGGGAGCCCCTGCTGGTGGCACCCTTCGATGCCGAGCTGTTCGGCCACTGGTGGTTCGAGGGGCCCGATTTCCTGGCGGCCCTCTTCCGTCAGTCCGCCGCGGCCGGCGTGCCCCTCACCCATCTGCGCGACAGCCTCGGCGGCACGCCCCAGCTGCAGCTCTGCCAGCCCTCACCCTCCAGCTGGGGCCAGGGCGGCTACCACAACTACTGGCTCAACGAGAACAACGCCTGGATCATTCCCGAGTGGCATCGGGCCGCGGCGGCGATGGTGGCCCGGGTGAACCGGGGCGTGGCCTCCGAGGAGGAGCGGCGCCGGCTCACCCAGGCGGCCCGGGAGCTGCTGCTGGCTCAGTCGTCCGACTGGAGCTTCATCCTCAAGGCCGGCACCACCACCGAGCTGGCCCGCCAGCGCATCCACCGCCATCTCGATCGCTTCTGGCGCCTGCTGGGCAGCCTGGGCGCCGAGGGCTCCATCGACGAGGCCTGGCTGGCGGCCGTGGAGCAGGAGGACCGGCTGTTCCCGATCGTGAACGCCGCCGACTGGGCCAGCCGGCCGGCGGGGCGCTGA